One window of the Rhizobiaceae bacterium genome contains the following:
- the ilvD gene encoding dihydroxy-acid dehydratase — MPPYRSRTTTHGRNMAGARGLWRATGMKDGDFGKPIIAVVNSFTQFVPGHVHLKDLGQLVAREIESAGGVAKEFNTIAVDDGIAMGHDGMLYSLPSREVIADAVEYMVNGHCADAMVCISNCDKITPGMLNAAMRLNIPAVFVSGGPMEAGKAIVRGKLQALDLVDAMVMAADDAYTDQEVETIEQNACPTCGSCSGMFTANSMNCLTEALGLSLPGNGSTLATHSDRKRLFVEAGHLIVDLARRYYEQDDESALPRSIATKKAFENAMALDIAMGGSTNTVLHILAAAYEGGVDFTMDDIDALSRRVPVLCKVAPAKSDVHVEDVHRAGGIMGILGQLDRAGLINRKEPTVHAVTMGDAIDQWDVTRTNSETVRNFFMAAPGGVRTTQAFSQSNRWTELDLDRRNGVIRSPDHPFSKDGGLAVLKGNIALDGCVVKTAGVDESILKFTGPAVVYESQDAAVKGILANEVKAGDVVVIRYEGPKGGPGMQEMLYPTSYLKSKGLGKSCALLTDGRFSGGTSGLSIGHASPEAATGGAIGLVRQGDIIEIDIPNRTINLMISNEELEARRKEQDAKGWKPAEKRKRNVTTALRAYAAFALSADKGAVRYVPE, encoded by the coding sequence ATGCCCCCATATCGCTCTCGCACAACCACCCACGGCCGCAACATGGCCGGCGCTCGTGGTCTCTGGCGCGCCACAGGCATGAAGGACGGCGATTTTGGCAAGCCGATCATCGCGGTGGTGAACTCGTTCACGCAATTCGTGCCGGGCCACGTTCACCTGAAGGATCTGGGCCAGCTGGTGGCGCGGGAGATCGAGAGCGCCGGCGGCGTCGCCAAGGAATTCAACACGATCGCGGTCGATGACGGCATCGCCATGGGCCACGACGGCATGCTCTACTCGCTACCATCACGCGAGGTGATCGCTGACGCGGTCGAATACATGGTGAACGGCCATTGTGCCGACGCCATGGTCTGCATTTCCAACTGCGACAAGATCACGCCCGGCATGCTGAATGCCGCCATGCGCCTCAACATACCGGCTGTTTTTGTTTCCGGCGGGCCGATGGAGGCCGGCAAGGCGATCGTGAGGGGCAAGCTGCAGGCGCTTGACCTTGTCGACGCCATGGTGATGGCCGCCGACGACGCCTATACGGATCAGGAGGTCGAGACGATCGAGCAGAACGCCTGCCCGACCTGCGGCTCCTGCTCGGGCATGTTCACGGCCAATTCGATGAACTGCCTGACGGAGGCTCTCGGCCTGTCGCTGCCGGGCAACGGCTCGACGCTCGCCACGCATTCCGATCGCAAGCGGCTCTTTGTCGAGGCCGGCCACCTGATTGTCGATCTCGCACGCCGCTATTACGAACAGGACGACGAGTCGGCGCTGCCGCGCAGCATCGCCACCAAGAAGGCGTTCGAGAACGCCATGGCGCTCGACATCGCCATGGGCGGCTCGACCAACACCGTGCTGCACATCCTGGCGGCCGCCTATGAGGGCGGCGTGGATTTCACCATGGACGACATCGACGCCCTGTCGCGTCGCGTGCCGGTGCTCTGCAAGGTCGCGCCTGCCAAGAGCGACGTGCATGTCGAGGACGTGCACCGCGCCGGCGGCATCATGGGCATCCTCGGGCAGCTCGACCGCGCCGGGCTCATCAACCGCAAGGAGCCGACGGTCCATGCCGTCACCATGGGCGACGCCATCGACCAGTGGGACGTGACGCGCACGAATTCCGAAACCGTGCGGAACTTCTTCATGGCCGCGCCGGGCGGCGTGCGCACGACACAGGCCTTCTCGCAGTCGAACCGCTGGACGGAACTTGATCTCGACCGCCGCAACGGCGTCATCCGCTCGCCGGACCACCCCTTCTCCAAGGATGGCGGCCTCGCGGTGCTCAAGGGTAACATCGCGCTCGACGGCTGCGTGGTGAAGACGGCCGGCGTCGACGAGTCGATCCTGAAATTCACCGGCCCGGCGGTCGTGTACGAAAGCCAGGACGCCGCCGTGAAGGGCATTCTGGCGAACGAGGTGAAGGCCGGCGACGTCGTCGTGATCCGTTACGAAGGCCCGAAGGGCGGCCCCGGCATGCAGGAAATGCTCTATCCGACCAGCTACCTGAAATCGAAGGGACTGGGCAAAAGCTGCGCGCTGCTGACGGACGGCCGGTTCTCGGGCGGAACGTCGGGCCTCTCCATCGGCCACGCCTCCCCGGAAGCCGCGACCGGCGGCGCCATCGGGCTGGTGCGGCAGGGCGACATCATCGAGATCGACATCCCGAACCGCACGATCAACCTCATGATCTCCAACGAGGAGCTTGAGGCACGGCGGAAGGAGCAGGACGCGAAGGGCTGGAAACCGGCGGAGAAGCGCAAGCGCAATGTCACCACCGCGCTACGCGCCTATGCGGCATTCGCGCTGTCCGCGGACAAGGGCGCGGTGCGCTACGTCCCAGAATAA
- the gmk gene encoding guanylate kinase, with protein MTRGTSGERIGRRGLMLVLSSPSGAGKSTIARNLLESDHGFELSVSVTTRPRRGSEIEGVHYYFRDLREFEFMRDNQELLEWAEVHGNYYATPRRPAEKAMAEGRDMLFDIDWQGAVQLKEKMRGDIVSIFILPPSMAELKTRLQRRAEDAAEAIARRLRNAKLEIEHWREYDYVVINDDLDRAFSEVRAIVTAERLRRDRRPGLFEFVSSLLDEEI; from the coding sequence ATGACGCGAGGGACGTCAGGCGAGCGCATCGGCCGCAGGGGCCTGATGCTGGTGCTTTCCTCGCCGTCGGGCGCGGGAAAGTCGACGATCGCCCGCAACCTGCTGGAAAGCGACCATGGTTTTGAGCTTTCGGTAAGCGTCACGACGCGGCCGCGTCGCGGCAGCGAGATCGAGGGCGTGCACTACTATTTCCGCGACCTGCGCGAATTCGAGTTCATGCGGGACAATCAGGAACTGCTCGAATGGGCCGAGGTTCACGGGAATTATTACGCGACACCGCGCCGGCCGGCTGAGAAAGCGATGGCCGAAGGCCGCGACATGCTGTTCGACATAGACTGGCAGGGCGCCGTGCAGCTCAAGGAAAAGATGCGCGGCGACATCGTCTCCATCTTCATCCTGCCGCCGTCGATGGCGGAGCTGAAGACGCGGCTGCAACGGCGCGCCGAGGACGCCGCGGAAGCCATCGCGCGGCGGCTGCGGAACGCCAAGCTGGAAATCGAGCATTGGCGCGAATATGACTACGTGGTCATCAACGACGACCTAGACAGGGCCTTTTCCGAAGTCCGCGCCATCGTGACCGCCGAAAGGCTGCGCCGCGACCGGAGACCGGGCCTCTTCGAGTTCGTTTCGTCCCTGCTCGACGAGGAAATCTGA
- the fabD gene encoding ACP S-malonyltransferase: protein MAIAFTFPGQGSQSVGMGKALADAFPEARRVFEEVDEALGEKLSQVIWEGPEDRLTLTANTQPALMAVSLAAVRALESRGFSIKDKVTYVAGHSLGEYSALCAAGMFSVADTARLLRLRGNAMQAAVPVGEGAMAAILGLDQQAVEDACREADCQIANDNGTGQLVISGAKAAVEEAARLCTEKGAKRALMLQVSAPFHSALMAPAADTMRDALAKVAKNAPVVPVVSNVVVAPLSDPDEIAQRLVEQVTGRVRWRETVEWFAANGVTTLYEIGAGKVLSGLAKRIARDVATVNVSAPADVDAALPALG, encoded by the coding sequence ATGGCGATCGCATTCACCTTTCCGGGGCAGGGAAGCCAGTCCGTTGGCATGGGCAAGGCGCTTGCGGATGCGTTTCCCGAGGCCCGCCGGGTGTTCGAGGAGGTGGACGAGGCGCTCGGCGAAAAACTGTCGCAGGTCATCTGGGAGGGGCCGGAGGATCGCTTGACCCTGACGGCCAATACCCAGCCGGCGTTGATGGCTGTGTCTCTCGCTGCGGTACGCGCGCTGGAGTCGCGCGGATTCTCCATCAAGGACAAGGTGACCTACGTCGCCGGCCATTCGCTTGGCGAATATTCTGCCCTGTGTGCAGCCGGCATGTTTTCGGTCGCCGATACGGCGCGGCTTCTGAGACTGCGCGGCAACGCCATGCAGGCGGCGGTGCCGGTGGGCGAGGGCGCCATGGCCGCCATCCTCGGCCTCGACCAGCAGGCGGTGGAAGATGCCTGCCGCGAGGCGGATTGCCAGATCGCCAACGACAATGGCACGGGACAACTCGTGATCTCCGGCGCCAAGGCCGCGGTGGAAGAAGCGGCGCGGCTCTGCACTGAAAAGGGCGCCAAGCGCGCGCTCATGTTGCAGGTGTCTGCCCCCTTTCACTCGGCGCTGATGGCTCCCGCCGCCGACACCATGCGCGACGCCCTGGCGAAGGTGGCGAAGAATGCGCCGGTCGTGCCGGTGGTGTCTAATGTGGTGGTCGCGCCGCTTTCCGATCCGGACGAAATCGCTCAAAGACTGGTCGAACAGGTGACGGGCCGCGTGCGCTGGCGCGAGACTGTCGAGTGGTTTGCCGCCAACGGCGTGACGACGCTCTACGAGATCGGCGCAGGGAAGGTGCTATCGGGTCTGGCGAAGCGCATCGCCAGGGACGTGGCGACGGTGAACGTCTCGGCCCCTGCCGATGTGGATGCCGCACTGCCGGCGCTTGGCTGA
- the pdxA gene encoding 4-hydroxythreonine-4-phosphate dehydrogenase PdxA — translation MGRQQKPLVVTAGDPAGIGPDILLAAWRMRHTLALPPFYVVCDPDFLAERAAGLGLDVPIARVERAESMEAFDTGLPVMPLKNRFTGKAGLSDPADSPGIVEAIDQAVEDTFAGAAAALVTGPIAKKSLYDTGFSFPGHTEYLAYLAEQHTGRRVMPVMMLAGPDLRAVPVTIHVPLAAVPQLLTTDVVARTIEITARDLRERFGILRPRIAVSGLNPHAGEGGAMGREDIETIEPAVERCRMAGIDAFGPLPADTMFHAAARATYDAAVCMYHDQALIPAKALGFDDTVNVTLGLPFIRTSPDHGTAFALAGTGQAKADSFIAALKLARQLADHSTASA, via the coding sequence TTGGGCAGGCAGCAGAAGCCACTTGTCGTGACTGCGGGCGATCCTGCCGGGATCGGTCCAGATATATTGCTCGCGGCCTGGAGGATGCGGCACACGTTGGCGCTGCCGCCTTTCTACGTTGTTTGCGATCCGGATTTTCTTGCTGAGCGCGCCGCCGGGCTCGGGCTCGATGTCCCGATCGCGCGTGTCGAACGTGCGGAAAGCATGGAGGCATTCGATACGGGTTTGCCCGTCATGCCGCTGAAGAACCGCTTCACCGGCAAGGCCGGCCTGTCCGATCCCGCCGATTCGCCGGGAATCGTCGAAGCGATCGATCAGGCCGTCGAGGACACGTTCGCGGGAGCAGCGGCCGCGCTGGTGACAGGACCGATCGCGAAGAAATCTCTCTACGACACCGGCTTCAGTTTTCCCGGCCATACGGAGTATCTGGCCTATCTCGCCGAGCAGCACACCGGACGGCGTGTCATGCCTGTGATGATGCTGGCCGGCCCGGACCTCCGTGCCGTGCCCGTCACGATCCATGTCCCCCTCGCAGCCGTTCCGCAACTGCTCACTACGGACGTCGTTGCGCGAACGATCGAGATCACCGCGCGGGATTTGCGCGAACGCTTCGGTATTCTCCGCCCGCGGATTGCCGTCAGCGGCCTCAATCCGCATGCCGGCGAAGGCGGCGCAATGGGCCGGGAAGATATCGAAACAATCGAACCGGCCGTCGAACGATGCCGGATGGCGGGAATCGATGCGTTTGGTCCCCTCCCCGCGGATACGATGTTCCATGCCGCCGCGCGGGCGACCTATGACGCGGCGGTGTGCATGTATCACGATCAGGCGCTGATCCCGGCAAAGGCGCTCGGCTTCGACGACACGGTGAATGTAACGCTCGGCCTGCCGTTCATCCGAACCTCGCCGGACCATGGAACGGCTTTTGCCCTTGCGGGAACGGGACAGGCGAAAGCAGACAGCTTCATCGCCGCGTTGAAGCTTGCCCGGCAGTTGGCCGACCACTCGACGGCATCGGCATGA
- a CDS encoding YicC family protein, with amino-acid sequence MVLQSMTGFARASSDVAGALVAWEVKSVNGKSAEVRFRLPPGFERLEPVLRQILQKTFARGSFQAALTVSRPALPVQPVVNEPFLRELAALAKRLEEQFGTAPATADGLLAVRGVLDVPEAVESEESRAMLDEAIAAVFGKVLGELEVARRNEGAALGTLLRSHLDQMEALTLRAEADPSRDPRMIRERLAEQVRLLMDTAAGLDEARLHAEAAFLATKADIREEIDRLRTHVASGRVLLEEGGPIGRKLDFLAQEFNRESNTLCSKSNAASVTAIGLELKSVVDQFREQVQNLE; translated from the coding sequence ATGGTCTTGCAAAGCATGACAGGCTTCGCGCGCGCGTCGTCCGACGTCGCTGGCGCGCTGGTCGCCTGGGAAGTCAAGTCGGTCAACGGCAAGAGCGCCGAAGTCCGTTTCCGGCTTCCTCCCGGCTTCGAACGCCTGGAACCTGTCCTGCGGCAGATTCTGCAGAAGACCTTCGCGCGCGGCAGTTTTCAGGCGGCGCTTACGGTTTCCCGCCCGGCCTTGCCGGTCCAGCCCGTGGTCAATGAGCCGTTCCTGCGGGAACTCGCAGCTCTCGCGAAGCGGCTGGAGGAGCAGTTCGGGACAGCACCGGCAACGGCGGACGGCCTGCTGGCGGTTCGCGGCGTGCTCGACGTACCGGAGGCCGTGGAAAGTGAAGAAAGCCGCGCCATGCTCGACGAGGCGATCGCCGCCGTCTTCGGCAAGGTGCTTGGCGAGCTTGAGGTTGCAAGGCGCAATGAAGGGGCTGCGCTCGGCACGCTGCTGAGGTCGCATCTTGACCAGATGGAGGCGTTGACCCTGCGCGCGGAAGCAGATCCGTCGCGCGATCCGCGCATGATCAGGGAGCGGCTGGCGGAACAGGTGCGCCTTCTGATGGACACGGCGGCGGGTCTCGATGAGGCACGCCTCCACGCCGAGGCGGCGTTTCTGGCGACCAAGGCCGACATTCGCGAGGAGATCGACCGGCTCAGGACGCACGTCGCCTCCGGCCGCGTCCTGCTCGAGGAAGGCGGCCCGATTGGCAGGAAGCTCGACTTCCTTGCGCAGGAATTTAACCGCGAATCGAATACTTTGTGCTCAAAGTCGAACGCGGCCTCGGTGACGGCGATCGGGCTGGAGCTGAAATCGGTCGTCGACCAGTTTCGCGAGCAGGTTCAGAATCTGGAGTAG
- a CDS encoding acyl carrier protein, producing MSDTAERVKKIVVEHLGVDADKVTEAASFIDDLGADSLDTVELVMAFEEEFGVEIPDDAAETILTVGDAVKYIDKASA from the coding sequence ATGAGCGACACCGCAGAGCGCGTGAAGAAGATCGTTGTCGAACACCTCGGTGTCGACGCAGATAAGGTCACCGAGGCGGCGAGCTTCATCGACGATCTCGGCGCGGACAGCCTCGACACGGTCGAGCTCGTGATGGCGTTCGAGGAAGAGTTCGGCGTGGAAATTCCGGACGATGCCGCCGAGACGATCCTGACCGTCGGGGACGCGGTCAAGTACATCGACAAGGCTTCGGCCTGA
- the fabG gene encoding 3-oxoacyl-[acyl-carrier-protein] reductase produces MLDLTGRKALVTGATGGIGEAIARLLHAQGAIVGIHGTRVERLEALAAELGDRVKLFPANLSDRDEVKALGQKAETELEGVDILVNNAGITKDGLFVRMSDADWDAVLEVNLTAVFRLTRELTHPMMRRRFGRIVNITSVVAVTGNPGQANYIASKAGMIGFTKSLAQEIASRNVTVNCVAPGFIESAMTDKLNDKQKEAIMGAIPMKRMGTGTEVAAAVAFLASNEAAYVTGQTIHVNGGMAMI; encoded by the coding sequence ATGCTTGATCTGACCGGACGCAAGGCTCTCGTGACGGGCGCCACCGGAGGCATAGGCGAGGCCATTGCGCGGTTGCTGCATGCGCAGGGCGCCATTGTTGGCATTCATGGCACGCGCGTGGAAAGGCTGGAGGCGCTGGCCGCTGAGCTCGGCGACCGCGTAAAGCTTTTTCCGGCCAATCTTTCGGATCGCGACGAGGTCAAGGCGCTCGGCCAGAAGGCCGAGACGGAACTCGAAGGCGTCGATATTCTCGTGAACAACGCAGGCATCACCAAGGACGGCCTGTTCGTCCGCATGTCCGATGCCGATTGGGACGCGGTGCTGGAAGTGAACCTGACGGCCGTCTTCCGGCTCACCCGGGAACTGACGCACCCGATGATGCGCCGCCGTTTCGGCCGCATTGTCAACATCACCTCCGTGGTGGCCGTCACCGGCAATCCCGGGCAGGCGAACTACATCGCCTCGAAGGCCGGCATGATCGGCTTCACCAAATCTCTGGCGCAGGAGATCGCAAGTCGCAACGTGACGGTGAACTGCGTCGCGCCGGGCTTCATCGAATCGGCGATGACCGACAAGCTCAATGACAAGCAGAAGGAAGCGATCATGGGAGCGATTCCCATGAAGCGCATGGGAACCGGCACAGAAGTGGCCGCCGCCGTTGCCTTCCTCGCTTCCAACGAAGCCGCCTATGTCACGGGCCAGACGATCCATGTGAATGGCGGCATGGCGATGATCTGA
- the fabF gene encoding beta-ketoacyl-ACP synthase II — MRRVVVTGIGLLSPFGVGAEHGWRELLTGRSACRRITEFEVEDLACKIAHIIPRGDGSNGTFNPEAFLEPKELRKIGDFILYGIAAADEALADSGWKPETEADRNATGVMIGSGIGGISGIAENAILLKERGPRRISPFFIPGNIINLVSGQVSIRHGLKGPNHAVVTACSTGAHAIGDASRLIMFGDADVMLAGGAESPIDRLSMAGFAACRALSTECNDTPEKASRPYDRDRDGFVMGEGAGVVVLEELEHAKARGAKIYAEVTGYGLTGDAYHITAPAEDGDGAYRCMSAALKRAKLTPADIDYINAHGTSTMADTIELGAVERLVGNAASKISMSSTKSSIGHLLGAAGAAEAIFSVLAIRDNIAPPTINLDNPSVETAIDLVPHKPRERQIDVALSNSFGFGGTNASLVFQRYND, encoded by the coding sequence GTGAGGCGCGTCGTCGTTACTGGCATAGGGCTTCTCTCGCCCTTTGGTGTCGGTGCCGAGCATGGTTGGCGTGAACTGCTGACCGGCCGCAGCGCCTGTCGCCGCATCACCGAGTTCGAGGTCGAAGACCTCGCCTGCAAGATCGCGCACATCATCCCGCGTGGCGACGGATCGAACGGCACGTTCAATCCGGAAGCGTTCCTTGAGCCCAAGGAACTGCGCAAGATCGGCGATTTCATTCTCTACGGAATCGCCGCGGCGGACGAGGCTCTGGCCGATTCGGGCTGGAAGCCGGAGACCGAAGCCGACAGGAACGCCACCGGCGTGATGATCGGCTCGGGCATCGGCGGCATTTCCGGCATCGCCGAGAATGCGATCCTGCTGAAGGAACGCGGGCCGCGCCGGATCAGCCCTTTCTTCATTCCGGGCAACATCATCAATCTGGTTTCCGGCCAGGTTTCGATCCGTCATGGACTCAAGGGACCGAACCACGCGGTCGTCACCGCATGTTCGACTGGCGCGCATGCCATTGGCGACGCGTCGCGCCTGATCATGTTCGGCGATGCCGACGTCATGCTGGCTGGCGGCGCGGAATCGCCGATCGACCGGCTCTCGATGGCGGGCTTCGCGGCCTGCCGCGCCCTTTCAACCGAGTGCAACGACACGCCGGAGAAGGCGTCGCGTCCCTATGACCGTGACCGCGACGGTTTCGTCATGGGCGAGGGCGCGGGCGTCGTCGTGCTGGAAGAGCTTGAGCATGCAAAGGCGCGCGGTGCGAAGATCTATGCCGAGGTGACCGGCTACGGCTTGACCGGCGATGCCTATCACATCACGGCTCCGGCAGAGGATGGGGATGGCGCCTATCGTTGCATGAGCGCGGCCCTGAAGCGTGCGAAACTGACGCCGGCCGACATCGACTACATCAATGCCCATGGCACCTCGACCATGGCCGACACGATCGAACTCGGCGCGGTCGAACGCCTGGTCGGCAATGCCGCGTCGAAAATCTCGATGTCCTCGACCAAGTCGTCAATCGGGCACCTGCTTGGCGCGGCCGGCGCCGCCGAGGCGATCTTTTCGGTTCTGGCCATCCGCGACAACATCGCGCCGCCGACGATCAATCTCGACAATCCCTCCGTCGAGACGGCGATCGATCTGGTGCCGCACAAGCCTCGCGAGAGACAGATCGACGTTGCCCTGTCGAACTCCTTCGGATTCGGCGGCACCAACGCGTCGCTCGTGTTCCAGCGTTATAATGACTGA
- a CDS encoding peptidylprolyl isomerase — protein MFSPRMIGFAAALAAVFTAPALPSMPSLVTAAQASEIKYIVNNIPITSYDIQRRAAFIKLQRGKDSAADAMIDQTLRNAEVARLGIKVTDQQVDDAYARFASNNKMPLKALDQILAQSGVTKSHFKDYIRSQMGWNQALGARSRAVGKGSGTSEQEAVRKMMQQGGSKPKATEYMLQQVIFVVPAGQRSLIAKRKREAEAMRMRFRSCDTTRSFAKGLIDVTVRDLGRVLEPQLPSDWAEPIKATKAGAATQVRETERGVEFIGICSAREVSDDRVAQLTFQAESGKNSSADELSSTYTQELREKAKIVKR, from the coding sequence ATGTTCTCACCGCGGATGATTGGTTTTGCAGCAGCGTTGGCGGCGGTTTTCACTGCGCCTGCCCTGCCGTCCATGCCTTCACTGGTAACTGCCGCTCAGGCGAGCGAGATCAAGTATATCGTCAACAACATTCCGATCACCAGCTATGACATTCAGCGACGCGCCGCCTTCATCAAGCTGCAGCGTGGCAAGGACAGCGCGGCCGATGCGATGATCGACCAGACGCTGCGCAACGCCGAGGTCGCACGCCTCGGCATCAAGGTCACCGATCAACAGGTCGATGATGCCTATGCGCGCTTTGCCTCCAACAACAAGATGCCGCTCAAGGCGCTCGACCAGATTCTCGCCCAGTCCGGCGTGACCAAATCGCACTTCAAGGATTATATCCGCTCGCAGATGGGCTGGAATCAGGCGCTCGGCGCGCGCAGCCGCGCCGTGGGCAAGGGCAGCGGCACCAGCGAGCAGGAAGCGGTCCGCAAGATGATGCAGCAGGGCGGCTCCAAGCCCAAGGCGACGGAGTACATGCTGCAGCAGGTGATTTTCGTCGTGCCGGCGGGCCAGCGCAGCCTGATCGCGAAGCGCAAGCGTGAAGCCGAGGCCATGCGCATGCGTTTCCGTAGCTGCGATACGACGCGCTCCTTTGCAAAGGGTCTGATCGACGTCACCGTGCGTGACCTGGGTCGCGTGCTCGAACCGCAGCTTCCGTCCGACTGGGCGGAGCCGATCAAGGCGACGAAGGCCGGCGCCGCGACGCAGGTTCGCGAAACCGAGCGCGGCGTGGAATTCATCGGCATCTGCAGCGCGCGCGAAGTATCGGACGATCGTGTGGCGCAGCTGACGTTCCAGGCCGAGTCCGGCAAAAACAGCAGCGCGGACGAACTCAGCAGCACCTATACGCAGGAGCTGCGCGAGAAAGCCAAGATCGTCAAGCGCTAG
- the rsmA gene encoding 16S rRNA (adenine(1518)-N(6)/adenine(1519)-N(6))-dimethyltransferase RsmA, which produces MSIDGLPPLRDVIERHGLAAKKALGQNFLLDLNLTGKIARAAGDLSQTTVIEVGPGPGGLTRALLLHGVRRVVAVERDERCLAALAEVSEHYPGRLDVISGDALKTDFSVLAGGEPAKIVANLPYNIGTELLVRWLTVEKWPPFYQSMTLMFQREVAERIVAKPGSDSYGRLGVLAGWRTEAKIVFDVPPQAFVPPPKVISSVVHLVPRETPLPADVRKLARVTEAAFGQRRKMLRQSLKSLGGKALLEAVGIDDTRRAETLDIAEFVALANKA; this is translated from the coding sequence ATGAGCATAGACGGCCTGCCGCCGCTCCGGGACGTGATCGAACGCCACGGACTTGCCGCCAAAAAAGCGCTCGGCCAGAATTTTCTGCTCGACCTCAACCTGACCGGCAAGATTGCGCGTGCGGCGGGCGATCTCTCGCAAACGACGGTCATCGAGGTGGGACCGGGGCCTGGGGGTCTGACACGCGCGCTACTGCTGCATGGCGTCCGCAGGGTGGTTGCCGTCGAACGTGACGAACGCTGTCTCGCCGCTCTTGCCGAAGTGTCCGAGCATTATCCGGGCCGTCTCGATGTCATTTCGGGCGATGCGCTCAAGACGGATTTCAGCGTCCTTGCTGGCGGCGAACCGGCGAAAATCGTGGCGAACCTGCCCTACAACATCGGCACCGAACTGCTTGTCCGCTGGCTGACGGTCGAAAAATGGCCGCCTTTCTATCAATCCATGACCCTCATGTTCCAGCGCGAGGTGGCCGAGCGCATTGTGGCGAAGCCCGGCAGCGATTCCTACGGCCGCCTCGGCGTGCTGGCCGGCTGGCGAACCGAAGCGAAGATCGTGTTCGATGTGCCGCCGCAGGCTTTCGTGCCGCCGCCGAAGGTTATATCGTCCGTCGTCCATCTGGTGCCGCGCGAAACGCCCTTGCCGGCCGATGTGCGCAAGCTTGCCCGCGTCACCGAGGCCGCCTTCGGACAACGCCGCAAGATGTTGCGCCAGAGCCTCAAATCGCTGGGGGGAAAGGCCTTGCTGGAGGCTGTCGGCATAGACGACACCCGCCGCGCCGAGACGCTGGACATCGCGGAATTCGTGGCTCTCGCCAACAAGGCCTGA
- the mltG gene encoding endolytic transglycosylase MltG: MTIESENSGSAGRRPDGPQTIVPRSANDVLRPEIGTPPPKRSRGSRNQFVVFLNFLVTTIFFVAIAAVVAAYFGKRSFEAPGPAATASVVQIKEGTGTQEIANQLERRGLISDARVFLIGTRAFGGKESLKAGEYEIKAHASMRDIMNVLQSGRSILYSLTIPEGLTVEQALERIRDHEALSGEMPAEMPMEGSLAADTQRFTRGTSREQIVKKLLADQKALVEEIWARRTNDLPLASIDEFVTLASIVEKETGIADERSRVAAVFINRLNKGMRLQSDPTILYGLYGGKGKPADKPITQSDLKKQTPYNTYLINGLPPTPIANPGRAALEAVANPSKTDDLYFVADGTGGHVFAKTLDEHNENVARWREIEKKKAEQAGADGAEGAETTSQ, encoded by the coding sequence ATGACAATCGAATCTGAGAATTCAGGGAGTGCCGGGCGACGGCCGGACGGGCCGCAGACGATCGTGCCGCGTTCTGCGAACGACGTGCTCCGTCCGGAGATCGGTACGCCGCCGCCGAAGCGTTCGCGCGGTTCGCGCAACCAGTTCGTGGTTTTCCTGAATTTCCTTGTCACCACCATCTTCTTCGTTGCCATCGCCGCGGTCGTCGCCGCTTACTTCGGCAAGCGCTCCTTCGAGGCGCCCGGGCCGGCCGCCACGGCATCGGTCGTCCAGATCAAGGAGGGAACCGGCACGCAGGAAATCGCCAACCAACTCGAGCGTCGCGGTCTGATTTCCGACGCGCGTGTCTTCCTGATCGGTACCCGGGCCTTTGGCGGCAAGGAATCGCTCAAGGCCGGCGAGTACGAGATCAAGGCGCATGCCTCGATGCGCGACATCATGAACGTCCTGCAAAGTGGCAGGTCGATCCTCTACTCGCTGACCATTCCGGAAGGGCTGACCGTCGAGCAGGCGCTGGAACGCATCCGGGACCATGAGGCGCTTTCCGGGGAGATGCCTGCTGAGATGCCCATGGAGGGCAGCCTCGCCGCCGACACCCAGCGCTTCACCCGCGGTACCTCGCGCGAGCAGATCGTCAAGAAATTGCTCGCCGACCAGAAAGCCCTGGTCGAGGAGATATGGGCACGGCGCACGAATGATCTGCCGCTTGCAAGCATCGACGAATTCGTGACGCTCGCCTCCATCGTGGAGAAGGAGACGGGTATCGCGGACGAACGCTCGCGCGTCGCCGCCGTCTTCATCAACCGGCTGAACAAGGGAATGCGGCTGCAATCCGACCCGACGATCCTCTACGGTCTCTATGGCGGCAAGGGAAAACCCGCAGACAAGCCGATCACGCAGTCGGACCTCAAGAAGCAGACGCCCTACAATACCTACCTCATCAACGGCTTGCCGCCCACGCCGATCGCCAATCCGGGTCGCGCGGCGCTGGAGGCGGTGGCCAATCCGTCGAAGACCGACGATCTCTACTTCGTTGCCGACGGCACCGGCGGGCACGTCTTCGCGAAAACGCTGGACGAGCACAACGAGAACGTCGCCCGCTGGCGCGAGATCGAAAAAAAGAAAGCCGAACAAGCCGGCGCGGACGGGGCGGAAGGCGCCGAGACCACCAGCCAGTAG